The following are encoded in a window of Vidua macroura isolate BioBank_ID:100142 chromosome 26, ASM2450914v1, whole genome shotgun sequence genomic DNA:
- the ZNF414 gene encoding zinc finger protein 414 isoform X1 has translation MKTEKDEPVATFSLRGKFGAEGAGCSDPALPGAPMPVAGSGGTPAPELRPLKRRPVPGKHYQCSSYGCKLAFPSMQELMDHLKVHYRPTQSLEGKTFHCPTLGCTETFPSMQDLMAHMKVHYKPNRYFKCENCLLRFRTHRSLFKHLHVCSDSASGPAPPPRPDRPVLPPATSAPEKEPPAKPAEGLPKLPSAPRPLEKESPAAGADSAPAALPSALPGSLEPLPLVSPAPHPFPLLEPGLFGPSSLTRFSGPPPSSVPGPFLSYVPPSPYGLAQPPAQHRLRPFLPGHGPPSVSNAVWKKSQGVSVSPLLPCFGSGVTPGHSSNSRIVWEHTRGRYSCTQCPFSTASREEMTLHIEDHRKNPPPGRLEAEMDFGVGLAPFHAKLPPEMENSLYSQL, from the exons ATGAAGACGGAGAAGGACGAGCCTGTGGCCACCTTCTCCCTGCGGGGCAAATTCGGCGCGGAGGGGGCAG GCTGCAGtgacccagccctgcccggtgCCCCGATGCCGGTGGCGGGGAGCGGAGGGACCCCGGCCCCGGAGCTGCGGCCGCTGAAGCGCAGACCTgtcccag GGAAACACTACCAGTGCTCGAGCTACGGCTGCAAGCTGGCCTTCCCCAGCATGCAGGAGCTGATGGACCACCTGAAGGTGCACTACAGACCCACGCAGTCCCTCGAGG GCAAAACCTTCCACTGCCCCACCCTGGGCTGCACCGAGACCTTCCCCAGCATGCAGGACCTCATGGCCCACATGAAGGTGCACTACAAACCCAACCGCTACTTCAA GTGTGAGAACTGCCTGCTGCGCTTCCGCACGCACCGCTCCCTCTTCAAGCACCTGCACGTCTGCTCCGACAGCGCCagcggccccgcgccgccccccaGGCCCGACAGGCCCGTCCTGCCTCCCGCTACCTCCGCCCCGGAGAAGGAGCCCCCGGCCAAGCCGGCCGAGGGGCTGCCCAAGCTGCCGAGTGCTCCGCGGCCCCTGGAGAAGGAATcgccggcggcgggcgcggacTCTGCCCCGGCGGCGCTGCCCTCGGCGCTGCCCGGCTCGCTGGAGCCGCTGCCGCTGGTGTCGCCGGCCCCTCACCCCTTCCCGCTGCTGGAGCCCGGCCTGTTCGGGCCCTCGTCCTTGACTCGCTTCTCGGGGCCACCCCCGTCCTCGGTGCCGGGGCCGTTCCTGTCCTACGTGCCCCCCTCGCCCTACGGGCTGGCGCAGCCCCCGGCTCAGCACCGCCTGCGGCCCTTCCTGCCGGGCCACGGCCCCCCCAGCGTCTCCAACGCCGTCTGGAAGAAAAGCCAAG GTGTGAGTGTCAGCCCACTCCTCCCATGCTTTGGCTCAGGAGTGACTCCAG GGCACTCCTCCAACAGCCGCATCGTCTGGGAGCACACGCGGGGCCGCTACAGCTGCACGCAGTGCCCCTTCTCCACCGCCTCCCGCGAGGAGATGACCCTGCACATCGAGGACCACCGCAAGAACCCCCCGCCCGGGCGCCTGGAGGCCGAGATGG aTTTCGGGGTGGGCCTCGCCCCGTTCCACGCCAAGCTGCCGCCGGAGATGGAGAACTCCCTGTACTCCCAGCTTTGA
- the ZNF414 gene encoding zinc finger protein 414 isoform X2, which translates to MKTEKDEPVATFSLRGKFGAEGAGCSDPALPGAPMPVAGSGGTPAPELRPLKRRPVPGKHYQCSSYGCKLAFPSMQELMDHLKVHYRPTQSLEGKTFHCPTLGCTETFPSMQDLMAHMKVHYKPNRYFKCENCLLRFRTHRSLFKHLHVCSDSASGPAPPPRPDRPVLPPATSAPEKEPPAKPAEGLPKLPSAPRPLEKESPAAGADSAPAALPSALPGSLEPLPLVSPAPHPFPLLEPGLFGPSSLTRFSGPPPSSVPGPFLSYVPPSPYGLAQPPAQHRLRPFLPGHGPPSVSNAVWKKSQGHSSNSRIVWEHTRGRYSCTQCPFSTASREEMTLHIEDHRKNPPPGRLEAEMDFGVGLAPFHAKLPPEMENSLYSQL; encoded by the exons ATGAAGACGGAGAAGGACGAGCCTGTGGCCACCTTCTCCCTGCGGGGCAAATTCGGCGCGGAGGGGGCAG GCTGCAGtgacccagccctgcccggtgCCCCGATGCCGGTGGCGGGGAGCGGAGGGACCCCGGCCCCGGAGCTGCGGCCGCTGAAGCGCAGACCTgtcccag GGAAACACTACCAGTGCTCGAGCTACGGCTGCAAGCTGGCCTTCCCCAGCATGCAGGAGCTGATGGACCACCTGAAGGTGCACTACAGACCCACGCAGTCCCTCGAGG GCAAAACCTTCCACTGCCCCACCCTGGGCTGCACCGAGACCTTCCCCAGCATGCAGGACCTCATGGCCCACATGAAGGTGCACTACAAACCCAACCGCTACTTCAA GTGTGAGAACTGCCTGCTGCGCTTCCGCACGCACCGCTCCCTCTTCAAGCACCTGCACGTCTGCTCCGACAGCGCCagcggccccgcgccgccccccaGGCCCGACAGGCCCGTCCTGCCTCCCGCTACCTCCGCCCCGGAGAAGGAGCCCCCGGCCAAGCCGGCCGAGGGGCTGCCCAAGCTGCCGAGTGCTCCGCGGCCCCTGGAGAAGGAATcgccggcggcgggcgcggacTCTGCCCCGGCGGCGCTGCCCTCGGCGCTGCCCGGCTCGCTGGAGCCGCTGCCGCTGGTGTCGCCGGCCCCTCACCCCTTCCCGCTGCTGGAGCCCGGCCTGTTCGGGCCCTCGTCCTTGACTCGCTTCTCGGGGCCACCCCCGTCCTCGGTGCCGGGGCCGTTCCTGTCCTACGTGCCCCCCTCGCCCTACGGGCTGGCGCAGCCCCCGGCTCAGCACCGCCTGCGGCCCTTCCTGCCGGGCCACGGCCCCCCCAGCGTCTCCAACGCCGTCTGGAAGAAAAGCCAAG GGCACTCCTCCAACAGCCGCATCGTCTGGGAGCACACGCGGGGCCGCTACAGCTGCACGCAGTGCCCCTTCTCCACCGCCTCCCGCGAGGAGATGACCCTGCACATCGAGGACCACCGCAAGAACCCCCCGCCCGGGCGCCTGGAGGCCGAGATGG aTTTCGGGGTGGGCCTCGCCCCGTTCCACGCCAAGCTGCCGCCGGAGATGGAGAACTCCCTGTACTCCCAGCTTTGA